A window from Solanum stenotomum isolate F172 chromosome 5, ASM1918654v1, whole genome shotgun sequence encodes these proteins:
- the LOC125864549 gene encoding asparagine--tRNA ligase, cytoplasmic 1-like produces the protein MSVDSAPPVEKLTLSDAVEEAKFSQRVPIRSIVGRPDGGAGLAGNVVKIGGWVKTGREQGKGSFAFLEVNDGSCPGNLQVIVDASVHKLGDLVLTGTCVHVEGELKVPPEGAKQKVELRVQKVISVGTVDAAKYPLPKTKLTLEFLRDVVHLRSRTNTISAVARIRNALAYATHTFFQNNGFLYIHTPIITTSDCEGAGEMFQVTSLISEAEKLEKELKENPAPSDSDIQAAEQLAKEKGEVVAQLKASKASMDKTDPNIADINKKISAAVAELQRAKENLLKLQERSKLGERYRLSAGIPKKDGKIDYSEDFFGRQAFLTVSGQLQVETYACALSSVYTFGPTFRAEQSHTTRHLAEFWMVEPEIAFADIQDDMNCAEAYVKFLCQWLLDHCLDDMEFMTKFVDKDALSRLRMVASSNCHRITYTEAIDILEVAAKVKKFENKVEWGIDLASEHERYLTEEHFKAPVIVFNYPKGIKAFYMKVNEDNKTVAAMDLLVPKVGELIGGSQREENYEVLRSRILDMGLPLEPYEWYLDLRRYGTVKHSGFGLGFERMILFATGIENIRDVIPFPRYPGRADL, from the exons ATGTCAGTCGATTCAGCGCCGCCGGTGGAAAAACTCACCCTAAGCGACGCCGTAGAGGAGGCGAAATTCTCTCAACGCGTCCCGATCCGTTCAATCGTCGGTCGTCCTGACGGTGGAGCTGGACTCGCCGGAAATGTTGTCAAAATCGGTGGTTGGGTCAAAACAGGACGAGAACAAGGCAAGGGTTCATTCGCTTTTCTTGAAGTGAATGACGGTTCATGCCCAGGGAATCTCCAAGTGATTGTTGATGCTTCAGTTCATAAGCTTGGTGATTTGGTACTTACTGGTACTTGCGTACATGTGGAAGGTGAGTTGAAGGTTCCTCCTGAAGGTGCGAAGCAGAAAGTTGAGCTTCGTGTTCAGAAGGTTATATCTGTGGGTACCGTTGATGCTGCTAAGTATCCATTGCCGAAGACTAAGTTGACGCTTGAATTTTTAAGGGATGTTGTTCATCTTCGATCCCGAACGAACACT ATTTCTGCTGTTGCTAGAATCCGTAATGCCTTAGCTTATGCCACCCATACATTCTTCCAAAACAATGGGTTTCTTTATATCCACACCCCAATCATCACAACAAGTGATTGTGAGGGTGCTGGTGAGATGTTCCAAGTTACTAGTTTGATAAGCGAAGCTGAAAAGTTGGAGAAGGAGCTGAAAGAGAATCCTGCTCCATCAGATTCTGACATTCAAGCTGCTGAGCAACTTGCCAAAGAGAAAGGTGAGGTAGTTGCTCAGCTAAAAGCTAGTAAGGCGAGCATGGACAAAACTGATCCCAATATTGCGGACATCAACAAGAAAATCAGTGCTGCAGTTGCCGAGCTACAACGAGCTAAAGAGAATCTCCTGAAGTTGCAAGAGAGATCTAAATTGGGAGAAAGATACAGACTCTCTGCTGGTATTCCTAAAAAGGATGGAAAAATTGATTACTCTGAGGATTTTTTTGGACGACAAGCTTTCTTGACAGTGTCTGGCCAACTCCAAGTTGAAACCTATGCATGTGCACTTTCTAGTGTGTATACTTTTGGACCAACTTTTCGAGCTGAACAGTCCCACACTACTCGGCATCTTGCAGAGTTCTGGATGGTGGAGCCTGAAATTGCTTTTGCAGATATACAG GATGATATGAATTGTGCTGAGGCGTATGTGAAGTTTCTGTGTCAGTGGTTACTTGACCATTGCCTTGATGACATGGAATTTATGACTAAATTTGTAGATAAAGATGCTCTGAGTAGACTTAGAATGGTTGCCTCATCGAACTGCCATCGGATAACTTATACAGAAGCCATAGATATTCTTGAGGTAGCAGCtaaagtgaagaaatttgaaaataaagtaGAGTGGGGGATTGACTTAGCATCTGAACATGAAAG ATATTTGACCGAAGAGCATTTTAAGGCACCTGTTATTGTGTTCAACTACCCAAAAGGGATAAAAGCATTTTACATGAAGGTGAATGAAGACAACAAGACAGTTGCTGCCATGGATCTGCTTGTACCAAAG GTGGGAGAACTAATTGGAGGAAGCCAAAGAGAAGAGAATTATGAGGTCCTCAGATCAAG GATACTGGATATGGGTCTACCACTAGAGCCATATGAGTGGTACCTGGACCTGAGGCGCTATGGTACTGTAAAGCACAGTGGTTTCGGTTTAGGCTTTGAACGAATGATTCTGTTTGCCACCGGAATAGAAAACATTCGGGATGTCATTCCCTTCCCTAGATATCCAGGGAGAGCCGATCTTTAA
- the LOC125865170 gene encoding polypyrimidine tract-binding protein homolog 3-like, which yields MTEPSKVIHARNVGQEISENDLLQLFQPFGVITKLVMLRAKNQALLQMQDIAAAVNAMQFYSNVQPSIRGRSVYVQFSSHQELTTVDQNAQGRGDEPNRILLVSIHHVLYPITVEVLHQVFSPHGIVEKIVTFQKSAGFQALIQYELTQTAISARNSLQGRNIYDGCCQLDIQFSNLDELQVSYNNERSRDFTNPNLPSEPKGKSPQQGYGDAGAMYPWQGSGPRGVGFPQMGNAAAIATAFPSGLPPGISGTNDRCTIIVSNVNPDRIDEDKLFNLFSIYGNIVRIKHLRNKPDHALVQMGDGFQAELAVHFLKGAMLFGQRLEVNYSKYPNINTGPETRDYSNSNLNRFNRNAAKNYRYCCSPTKMIHVSSLPQDVTEEEIVAHLEEHGPIVNTKLFEMNGKKQALVLFDNEEQATEALVCQHATSLGGSIIRISFSQVQSI from the exons ATGACTGAGCCGTCAAAAGTCATTCATGCTCGCAATGTGGGCCAAGAGATCTCAGAG AATGACTTGCTTCAGCTATTTCAGCCCTTTGGAGTCATTACCAAACTTGTAATGCTTAGGGCAAAAAATCAG GCCCTCTTGCAAATGCAAGACATTGCTGCAGCTGTAAATGCCATGCAATTCTATTCAAATGTTCAGCCCAGCATAAG GGGGAGAAGTGTATATGTACAGTTTTCATCTCATCAAGAACTGACAACCGTGGATCAGAATGCACAAGGGCGAGGAGATGAG CCCAATCGAATTCTCTTAGTTTCGATACATCACGTGCTATATCCTATAACTGTGGAAGTGCTGCATCAAGTGTTTTCACCTCATGGAATCGTTGAGAAGATCGTGACATTTCAGAAGTCGGCCG GTTTTCAAGCTTTAATTCAGTACGAATTAACTCAGACTGCTATTTCTGCTAGGAACTCTCTCCAG ggGCGTAATATATATGACGGCTGCTGTCAGCTTGACATACAATTCTCAAA CCTGGATGAATTGCAAGTGAGCTACAACAATGAGCGCTCGAG AGACTTCACCAACCCAAATCTACCATCAGAGCCGAAGGGCAAATCTCCTCAA CAAGGATATGGAGATGCTGGAGCCATGTACCCCTGGCAAGGTTCTGGGCCTCGTGGAG TTGGATTTCCTCAG ATGGGAAATGCTGCAGCCATTGCGACTGCCTTTCCTAGCGGTTTGCCCCCTGGTATAAGCGGGACAAATGACAGGTGTACTATTATTGTATCTAATGTAAATCCAGAT AGAATAGACGAGGACAAGCTTTTTAATCTGTTCTCCATTTATGGGAACATTGTCAGAATTAAACATTTACGGAATAAACCAGATCATGCTCTTGTTCAGATGGGCGATGGCTTCCAGGCAGAGCTGGCTGTGCACTTTTTGAAG GGTGCCATGTTATTTGGCCAGCGGTTGGAAGTCAACTATTCCAAGTACCCAAATATTAACACCGGACCAGAGACCCGCGACTATTCGAACTCAAATCTCAATCGTTTTAACCGGAATGCTGCCAAAAACTACCGGTACTGTTGCTCCCCCACCAAGATGATCCATGTTTCAAGCCTGCCCCAGGACGTGACGGAAGAAGAGATAGTGGCTCATTTGGAGGAGCATGGTCCCATTGTGAACACAAAGCTTTTCGAAATGAATGGGAAGAAGCAGGCTCTTGTTCTTTTCGATAACGAGGAGCAGGCAACTGAGGCACTTGTTTGTCAACATGCTACATCCCTTGGTGGATCGATCATTCGGATTTCGTTTTCTCAGGTGCAAAGCATCTGA